In Phyllopteryx taeniolatus isolate TA_2022b chromosome 1, UOR_Ptae_1.2, whole genome shotgun sequence, the following proteins share a genomic window:
- the rbm15 gene encoding RNA-binding protein 15 has protein sequence MKGKERSPLKKRSRALDDIRDRGGCHPSSKKMGALSLAAGTNNNGNKSDGGSTRRSLLGDKRDRDFDGHGRLGNNHSCQPGAVGSASKNHSSLSLSLDLVAARSTSRGDQRLPAPGADGEYKTLKISDLGSQLSDEDVEDGLFHEFKKFGDVSVKLSRSNDERIAFVNFRKLEDARAAKHARGRLVLYDRPLKIEAVYINRRRSRSPVERDLYGAAPSHRHLQRPLSPTGLGYRDYRLQQLALGRLPPPPPPPLPLPRDLERDREFALFEARARPAFIAERGAFREEDFISPEDDQRANRTLFLGHLDTEVTEDDLRRAFDRFGVITEVDIKRPARGQTSTYGFLKFENLDMAHRAKLSMSGKIVGCNPIKIGYGKATPTTRLWVGGLGHWVPLAALAREFDRFGTIRTIDYRKGDTWAYIQYESLDAAQAACTHMRGFPLGGPERRLRVDFADTEHRYQQQFLQPLPIAPFDMVAESFAHRGAPEPLRVRERTTPPLHFRDRELFPGAEWSNPPALRERVRASPFEPLEHLERERRAREPWSVEQELQGREPSRKRRLLEDGRHLDHSPDISDRTVRRRRASPDASPGGSSRDGGRFSDPERPPRGDRPSPTRERRCSLERAGAERRLKGLSDKGLSNSNISLTGERKRKAGDGGKGPAKRERSEGSFRSTQPSKSNGARLTLAWQGMLLLKNSNFPANMHLLQGDHGVASELLADGTTGKQVCQLKITQRLRLDQPKLEEVSRRIKAAGPRGYAVLLAVPGAAEDSSSDPAVSTQRPLRNLVSYLNQKQAAGVIGLPVGGSRDKDTTGVLHAFPPCDFSQQFLDSSAKALAKSEEDYLVMIVVRGAS, from the coding sequence ATGAAAGGTAAAGAGCGGTCGCCGCTGAAAAAACGCTCCCGGGCCTTGGACGACATTCGCGATCGGGGAGGATGCCACCCGAGCAGCAAGAAAATGGGCGCGTTGTCCCTAGCTGCCGGGACTAATAAtaatggcaacaaaagtgacgGCGGCTCGACGAGGAGGAGTCTGCTCGGCGACAAAAGGGACCGGGACTTCGACGGACACGGCCGGCTCGGTAACAATCACAGCTGTCAGCCCGGCGCCGTCGGCTCCGCAAGCAAGAACCACAGCAGCCTGAGCCTCTCGCTGGACTTGGTCGCGGCGAGGAGCACTTCCCGCGGGGACCAGCGGCTGCCCGCTCCCGGCGCCGACGGTGAGTACAAAACCCTGAAAATCAGCGACCTGGGCAGCCAGCTGAGCGACGAGGACGTCGAGGACGGACTCTTTCATGAATTCAAGAAATTCGGCGACGTCAGCGTCAAGCTGAGCCGCAGCAACGACGAGCGAATCGCCTTCGTCAACTTCAGGAAGCTGGAGGACGCGCGGGCGGCCAAGCACGCCAGGGGCAGGCTGGTGCTCTACGACAGGCCGCTGAAGATAGAGGCGGTGTACATTAACCGCAGGAGGAGCCGCTCGCCGGTTGAGAGAGACCTGTATGGAGCCGCGCCGAGCCACAGACACTTGCAGCGGCCCCTCTCGCCCACCGGTCTGGGATACAGAGACTATCGCCTGCAGCAGCTGGCCCTGGGTcggctgccgccgccgccgcctccgcccTTGCCCCTTCCCCGAGACCTGGAGCGGGACCGGGAGTTCGCCCTGTTCGAGGCCCGGGCCCGGCCGGCTTTCATCGCCGAGCGGGGCGCCTTCCGCGAGGAGGATTTTATATCACCAGAGGACGACCAAAGAGCTAATCGGACCTTGTTTCTGGGACACCTGGACACAGAGGTCACCGAGGACGACCTGAGGAGAGCCTTCGACAGGTTTGGCGTCATCACAGAGGTGGACATCAAAAGGCCCGCACGGGGCCAGACCAGCACGTATGGCTTTTTGAAATTTGAGAACCTGGACATGGCTCACCGTGCTAAACTCAGCATGTCTGGGAAAATAGTGGGCTGCAACCCTATCAAGATAGGCTACGGAaaagccactcccaccacacgtCTGTGGGTGGGGGGCCTGGGGCACTGGGTGCCCTTGGCTGCACTCGCCAGAGAATTTGATCGCTTTGGCACCATAAGGACTATAGACTACAGGAAGGGAGACACCTGGGCCTACATTCAGTACGAAAGTCTGGATGCAGCACAGGCGGCGTGCACGCACATGCGGGGCTTCCCTCTCGGCGGGCCCGAGAGGAGACTCCGAGTGGACTTCGCTGACACGGAGCACCGTTACCAGCAGCAGTTCTTGCAGCCTCTCCCGATCGCGCCCTTTGACATGGTGGCCGAGTCGTTTGCCCACCGCGGCGCTCCGGAGCCCCTGAGGGTCAGAGAAAGGACTACCCCGCCGCTTCACTTCAGGGACAGAGAGCTCTTCCCTGGCGCCGAATGGTCCAATCCTCCAGCTCTCCGAGAGCGCGTGCGAGCCTCCCCCTTCGAGCCCCTCGAACACTTGGAACGTGAACGGCGGGCACGCGAGCCCTGGTCTGTGGAGCAAGAGCTGCAGGGGCGGGAGCCTTCGCGCAAGCGCAGGCTCTTGGAGGACGGGCGTCACCTCGACCACTCGCCCGACATCTCTGACAGGACAGTAAGGCGTCGGCGCGCCTCTCCGGACGCTAGCCCCGGAGGCAGCAGCAGAGACGGGGGGCGATTCAGTGACCCGGAGCGCCCACCGCGGGGCGACAGACCTTCCCCCACACGAGAGCGCCGCTGCAGCCTGGAGAGAGCCGGGGCGGAGCGGCGACTCAAGGGCCTCTCTGACAAGGGTCTGTCGAACAGCAACATTTCACTGACCGGAGAGCGCAAACGTAAAGCCGGCGACGGTGGCAAAGGGCCGGCAAAGAGAGAACGCTCAGAGGGTTCGTTCAGAAGCACGCAGCCGTCCAAATCGAACGGCGCCAGGCTGACTCTGGCCTGGCAGGGAATGCTGCTGCTGAAGAACAGCAACTTCCCGGCCAACATGCACCTGCTGCAGGGCGACCACGGCGTTGCCAGCGAGCTGCTCGCGGACGGGACCACCGGCAAGCAGGTGTGCCAGCTCAAAATCACCCAGCGCCTCCGCCTGGACCAGCCCAAGCTCGAAGAGGTCTCCCGACGCATCAAGGCGGCGGGCCCCAGGGGCTACGCCGTCCTCCTAGCGGTTCCCGGCGCCGCCGAGGACTCGTCGTCCGACCCGGCCGTCTCCACCCAGCGGCCGCTCCGCAACCTGGTGTCCTACCTCAACCAAAAGCAGGCAGCGGGCGTCATCGGCCTGCCCGTGGGTGGGAGCCGTGATAAGGACACCACGGGGGTCCTCCACGCTTTCCCTCCCTGTGATTTCTCCCAGCAGTTCTTGGATTCCTCTGCCAAAGCGCTGGCCAAAAGCGAAGAGGACTATCTGGTCATGATTGTGGTGCGAGGTGCATCTTAA